One Acidobacteriota bacterium genomic window carries:
- a CDS encoding sodium-dependent bicarbonate transport family permease, with amino-acid sequence MDLSLVVDNVLSPPILFFALGAFAVAVGSDLEIPQPIAKFLSIYLLVAIGLHGGHALSESGVTLPVVASLGAAALLAVVVPVYCFVLLRRRLPLPDAAAIAAAYGSVSAVTFVAATAFLQSSGIPFGGHMVAALALMESPAIVIGVLLLRRSAPAASVRGGLGAILRDACFNGSVVLVVGSLVIGFITGDRGWAEMDPFAHDIFKGMLALFLLDMGLVAARRFRDLRAVGAFLPAFALGVPLVNAALALVLARLLGLGEGDALLLTVLAASASYIAVPAAMRLAVPDANPSYYVSMALAVTFPFNLVVGIPTYLFVIRWWWG; translated from the coding sequence ATGGACCTGTCCCTCGTTGTCGACAACGTTCTGAGCCCGCCAATCCTGTTCTTCGCGCTCGGCGCCTTCGCGGTGGCCGTCGGCTCGGACCTCGAGATCCCGCAGCCCATCGCGAAGTTCCTGTCGATCTACCTGCTCGTCGCGATCGGCTTGCACGGAGGCCACGCGCTCAGTGAAAGCGGCGTCACTCTGCCGGTCGTGGCCTCACTCGGCGCCGCGGCGCTGCTGGCGGTCGTCGTGCCCGTCTACTGCTTCGTCCTGCTGCGTCGGCGACTGCCACTGCCCGATGCCGCCGCCATCGCGGCGGCGTACGGCTCGGTGAGCGCCGTCACGTTCGTGGCGGCGACGGCCTTCCTGCAGTCGTCGGGGATTCCCTTCGGCGGTCACATGGTCGCGGCCCTCGCCTTGATGGAATCGCCTGCCATCGTGATCGGCGTGCTGCTGCTGCGACGCTCGGCGCCGGCGGCCTCCGTCAGGGGCGGTCTGGGCGCGATCCTCCGCGATGCGTGCTTCAACGGTTCGGTGGTTCTGGTCGTCGGGAGCCTGGTGATTGGTTTCATCACGGGCGACCGCGGCTGGGCCGAGATGGACCCGTTCGCGCACGACATCTTCAAGGGCATGCTGGCGCTCTTCCTCCTCGACATGGGGCTCGTAGCGGCGCGGCGGTTCCGTGACCTTCGGGCGGTGGGGGCGTTCCTCCCGGCATTCGCGCTCGGCGTGCCGCTCGTCAACGCCGCGCTGGCCCTCGTTCTCGCCCGGCTCCTCGGGCTGGGAGAGGGCGACGCGCTGCTGCTCACGGTGCTCGCGGCCAGTGCGTCCTACATCGCGGTGCCGGCCGCGATGCGCCTGGCGGTTCCCGACGCGAACCCCAGCTACTACGTGTCGATGGCCCTCGCGGTCACGTTTCCGTTCAACCTCGTGGTCGGGATTCCGACCTATCTCTTCGTCATCCGCTGGTGGTGGGGCTGA
- a CDS encoding transcriptional regulator, translating to MEAVKKIEIVTDSAELPNVIRALEDLGVSGYTVIRDVEGRGGRGIRSGDGFTDVFKNSYVMTACPADQVAAIVAAVRPMLTRFGGVALVSDCAWVKH from the coding sequence ATGGAAGCCGTCAAGAAGATCGAGATCGTCACCGACTCGGCCGAGCTGCCGAACGTGATTCGGGCGCTCGAGGACCTGGGCGTGTCGGGCTACACGGTGATTCGCGACGTCGAGGGGCGTGGCGGCCGCGGCATCCGCTCGGGCGACGGGTTCACCGATGTCTTCAAGAACAGCTACGTGATGACGGCGTGTCCGGCCGATCAGGTCGCCGCCATCGTCGCCGCCGTCCGCCCGATGCTCACGCGCTTCGGCGGCGTCGCGCTCGTGAGCGACTGCGCGTGGGTGAAGCACTGA
- a CDS encoding trypsin-like peptidase domain-containing protein, with protein sequence MFGRATPLALVLSLFAAAHAAAQPLPARNARLGALEALSEAFEDLAAAVRPAVVQVLVTGYGPIQPQGQTTAALLSRQRGGGSGLVVGADGYIVTNAHVVEGATRVQVVLPPPRGGPSGRSAVPLRGQTVGARIVGADPETDLALLKVDTTGLPALVFADSDELRPGQVVFAFGSPLGLEDTVTMGIVSATGRQREPDDPMVFVQTDAPINPGSSGGPLVDVAGRVVGVNTFIVSQSGGNEGLGFAVPSNIVSAVVDQLRTTGRVRRGTIGVNAQTVTPLVAAGLGLPEGARVVLGDVFPGGPAGGAGLRPGDVILALDGKPMENGRQLDVNVYRRPIGGTVRLSAQRGDSRFEAVVPVAERDDDPGRFTDLVNPERNLVQQLGILGLDVDDRAGPLAGRLRGPRGVLVAARAADAPRAEQGLRPGDVIYSVNGRAVGGVDALRAALDAIGRGGPCVLHVQRGVALYFVAVELD encoded by the coding sequence ATGTTCGGCCGTGCGACGCCGCTCGCCCTGGTCCTGTCGCTGTTTGCCGCCGCCCACGCGGCAGCCCAGCCCCTGCCGGCCCGCAACGCCCGGCTCGGCGCGCTCGAAGCGCTGAGCGAGGCCTTCGAGGACCTCGCCGCCGCGGTGCGCCCGGCGGTCGTGCAGGTGCTCGTCACCGGCTACGGCCCCATCCAGCCCCAGGGCCAGACGACCGCCGCGTTGCTCTCGCGCCAGCGCGGGGGTGGGTCGGGGCTCGTCGTCGGGGCGGACGGCTACATCGTGACCAATGCGCACGTGGTGGAGGGAGCGACCCGCGTTCAGGTGGTCCTGCCTCCCCCACGAGGCGGGCCCTCGGGTCGATCGGCGGTGCCCCTGCGGGGCCAGACCGTTGGAGCGCGGATCGTGGGGGCCGACCCGGAAACCGACCTCGCCCTGCTCAAGGTCGATACAACGGGACTCCCGGCGCTCGTCTTCGCCGACTCCGACGAGCTGAGACCCGGCCAGGTCGTCTTTGCCTTTGGCAGCCCGCTCGGCCTCGAAGACACCGTCACGATGGGCATCGTGAGCGCCACCGGACGCCAGCGCGAACCAGACGACCCGATGGTGTTCGTGCAGACGGACGCGCCGATCAACCCCGGTAGCAGCGGCGGGCCGCTCGTTGACGTCGCCGGACGGGTCGTCGGCGTCAACACGTTCATCGTCTCGCAGTCGGGGGGGAACGAAGGCCTCGGCTTCGCGGTCCCGAGCAACATCGTCAGTGCGGTCGTCGACCAACTGCGGACAACGGGTCGGGTACGGCGCGGCACGATCGGCGTGAACGCCCAGACCGTGACGCCGCTCGTCGCCGCCGGGCTCGGCCTGCCGGAGGGGGCGCGGGTCGTGCTCGGCGACGTTTTCCCGGGTGGTCCGGCCGGCGGCGCCGGCCTGCGACCTGGCGACGTGATTCTTGCGCTCGACGGCAAACCGATGGAGAACGGACGGCAACTCGACGTCAACGTCTACCGGCGGCCGATTGGCGGCACGGTCAGGCTGAGCGCTCAGCGGGGCGACTCGCGCTTCGAGGCCGTCGTGCCGGTCGCCGAGCGGGACGACGACCCCGGGCGGTTCACCGATCTCGTCAATCCAGAGCGCAACCTCGTGCAGCAGCTCGGCATCCTGGGTCTCGACGTCGACGATCGGGCGGGCCCCCTGGCGGGCCGCCTGCGCGGGCCGCGAGGCGTGCTGGTCGCCGCCCGAGCCGCGGACGCGCCGCGGGCGGAGCAGGGCCTGCGCCCGGGAGACGTCATCTACAGCGTGAACGGCCGCGCCGTCGGTGGCGTCGACGCGCTGAGGGCGGCCCTCGACGCGATTGGACGTGGAGGCCCCTGCGTGTTGCACGTGCAGCGTGGGGTGGCGCTCTACTTCGTCGCGGTGGAGCTCGACTGA
- a CDS encoding serine hydrolase yields the protein MTLARSLTIALLLFTSAAAALVRAPDPSATLRAEIESLVAASGAEVAVAVKSLDGEVELLIRPDEEFHAASTMKVAVMVELFRQATAGDLDLDTAIPVVNEFRSIVDGSPFSLSAGDDSDRDIYDRIGGQMTYRELSEVMITISSNLATNLLIDRLGADRVQATTDRLGATGMKVRRGVEDTKAFAAGLNNTTTARGLLVLLEAIAAGRAGSPEATREMIEILARQRFNDAIPAGLPEGVRVAHKTGSITRIHHDAGIVYGEKPYVLVVLTRGIDQNKRSAALIAEIARVVHAAIE from the coding sequence ATGACGCTGGCTCGCTCGCTCACCATTGCCCTGCTCCTGTTCACCTCCGCCGCGGCGGCCCTTGTGCGGGCCCCCGACCCATCGGCCACGCTGCGGGCCGAGATCGAGTCGCTCGTCGCAGCGAGCGGTGCCGAGGTCGCCGTCGCCGTCAAGTCGCTCGACGGCGAAGTCGAACTGCTGATCCGCCCGGACGAGGAATTCCACGCCGCGAGCACCATGAAGGTTGCGGTGATGGTCGAGCTGTTCCGGCAGGCGACCGCCGGCGACCTCGATCTCGATACCGCGATCCCCGTCGTCAACGAGTTCCGCAGCATCGTCGACGGCAGTCCGTTCAGTCTGAGTGCCGGGGACGACTCCGATCGCGACATCTACGACCGTATTGGTGGTCAAATGACCTATCGAGAGCTGAGCGAGGTCATGATCACCATCAGCAGCAACCTGGCGACAAACCTCTTGATCGACCGGCTCGGTGCCGACCGCGTCCAGGCCACGACGGACCGGCTTGGCGCGACGGGCATGAAGGTGCGGCGAGGCGTCGAGGATACGAAGGCGTTTGCCGCCGGCCTGAACAACACCACGACCGCGCGCGGACTGCTCGTGCTGCTCGAGGCCATCGCGGCCGGGCGCGCGGGGTCGCCCGAGGCGACCCGCGAGATGATCGAGATCCTGGCCCGCCAGCGGTTCAACGACGCCATTCCGGCCGGCCTGCCCGAAGGCGTGCGAGTCGCCCACAAAACGGGCAGCATCACCCGGATCCATCACGACGCAGGCATCGTGTACGGGGAGAAGCCCTACGTGCTCGTCGTGTTGACTAGGGGGATTGACCAAAACAAGCGGAGCGCGGCCCTCATCGCCGAGATCGCGCGCGTGGTCCATGCCGCCATCGAATGA